The nucleotide window TCACGGCGATCATGGGCCGCATGTCCGCCTTTACGGGTCAGGAAGTCACCTGGGAAGACGCCATGAAGTCCGACCTGTCGATCGTGCCCGCGGACCTGAGCTTCGACAAGGAGTATCCCATCGGGCCGTTGGCCGTGCCGGGCGCGTAACAGTATTTGTTGCGGCAGGTCTCCTGACCGCGCCACGATTGCAGTGATAGTCTCCCGCCGGGGTCCCGGAACAAGCCGGGTCCCCGGCGCTTGCTGTCCATGCTCCCCGGCGCGAGAATACGAGGGCCGAATCCGGCCCGTTTCCCGGGTGGCCGCCCCGGGTAACGAAGGAGACACGCACGCCTCGCCCCATTTCTGTCGCGCCACCTCTTGACATGGGAAAACAGCCGTTGTACAGTGGCAAGGTACACTAAGGCATTAACGGAGAAAGGGAGTTTACACGAACGGGGGATAGCGTTGATGAATACCGTGCCATCGTTGCGATCCGCCAGAGTTGTTTCATGGGCCGTCCTTGCCGCTGGGGCGCTGTTGCTGCTTGCGCCGTGCGCCCTGCCTGCCGCCGCACAGACACCCATCTCGACTCCCTCCATGGAAGAACTCCGGGAAATCGTTTACGCGCCCGGCTGCCGGCCCGACGGGCAGGAGGCACCTTCGGAATCGGGGAAACTCGGCCGCGCGGCGATGGAGCGGTTCGCGATGTCGCCCGCGCTGTTTGTGGAGAACCGGGGCCAGTTCGAGGACGCCTCGATACGGTATCTGCACCACGGACGCGGCGCGCTCGTTGCCTTGACCGATTCCGGGCCGGTGATCCAGTTGCGGCGGCCGGGCGCCACACGTGGCATGGGCATCTTGCCCATGGTCTTCAAGCACGGGCGGGACGCCCGTGCCACACGTCGCATGGGCATCTTGCCCATGGATTCTGGGTCTGCTGAGGCGCCATTCAGAGAGGCATTCGCCCTGAAGCAGGACGCGCCTGCTGAATTTCTTCCTGTCCATCCTGTCCATCCTGTCCATAACACACCCCCACGCTCGATCAGCGCACCCGGCCGCCCTTCGCAGATACGGCACGTGTCCGTGCGGTTTCCTGGGGCACACGAGACGACGCCCGGGGGCGCGCGGCGTTCCGAGTCGGTCTACCACTATCAGAAAGGCGCGCCGGAACACTGGCGCGAGAACGTGCCGACGTTTGAAGAGGTGGTCTACCCCGGCCTGTACGACGGCATTGACCTGAAGGTCTGGGGCAGACGCGATCACCTCAAGTACGAGTTCCACGTGGCGCCGGGGGCGGACCATGAGCAGGTCCGGGTGCGTTACGAGGGCATCCGGGGGCTTTCCCTGGATGCGGACGGGGCGTTGCTCATCGATCTCGGCGAGGGCTGGGAACCCTTGCGGGACGACGCGCCGTACATCTACCAGGACATCGGCGGCGAGCGCGTGGAACTCCCCGGCCGCTTCCGGCTGCTCGATGCGTACACCTATACCTTTGAACTCCTTGCGCCCCGCCACCCCGCCTACCCCCTCATTCTCGACCCCCGAGTGGAATGGGGCACTTACCTTGGCGGGAGCGAGTATGACGAAGGCCGTGGCATCGCGGTGGACGGCGACGGCAACGTCTACGTCACGGGGTGGACTTCCTCCTCCGGCTGGGTCTCCGGCGGGTTGGACACGACGCATAACGGCGGCACAGACGCCTTCGTGGTCAAAATCCAGGACGGCGCGGGGGAAGGCGAGGGCGACCCGTGCGCGAGCGAATACCACACCGCGGACCAGGACCAGAACAATCGGGTCGACCTGCCCGAACTCCTGCGGGTGATTCAGTTCCACAACTCCGGCGGGTTCCGCTGTGCGGATGACCCCGCGAGCACGGAAGACGGCTACGTTCCGGGTCCCTGGGTGCACCAGGGCTGCTGCCCGCACGACAGCGACTACGACGGCGGCGCGGACTTGCTTGCGTTGCGTGGGGTCGAGGCATGCCTCGCGCCCACGAATCATGTTCTGGGATATCTTCTCGTTTGGAACGACGTTCAGGCGTCGCTGCACCGCCGCATTTGCGTTCTTTGCGCCTTGGCGTGAGAATAGACCCNNNNNNNNNNNNNNNNNNNNNNNNNNNNNNNNNNNNNNNNNNNNNNNNNNNNNNNNNNNNNNNNNNNNNNNNNNNNNNNNNNNNNNNNNNNNNNNNNNNNCTGAACGCGGCATTCATCACGGTCATCCGCTGGGTCATGTATCTGGCGCCCATCGGCGTGTTCGCGTTGATGGCTCGCGTGATCGCCGAACTGGGCCTCGGCTATGTCGCGATGCTCGGCAAGTACTGCTTCACCGTCCTGCTCGGTCTCGCAATTCATTTCTGCGTGCTGACATGCGTCCTCGTGCCGCTGTTCGGGCGCGTCTCGCCGCTGCGGTTCCTGCGCGGGATGATCCCCGTGTTCGAGGTCGCGTTCACCACGTCGTCGAGCGCGGCAACCTTGCCCGTAACGCTCGACTGCGCCACGCGCCGGGTCGGCGCGGACCGCAATATCGCCAATTTCGTGCTGCCGCTGGGCGTCACCATCAACATGGACGGCACCGCCTTGTATGTAGCCGTCGCTTCGTTGTTCATCGCGGAGGTGTACGGCGTGGCCGTGCCGTTTCAGGGGCAGTTGATGGTGTTCTTGACCGCCGTGCTCGTGTCGGTCGGCGCGGCGGGCATTCCCGGCGCGAGCATCGGCCTGCTCGGGATCATCCTGCAATCCATCGGAGCGCCCATCGAGGGCATCGCCGTCGTCGTGGGCGTTGACCGCTTGCTCGACATGAGCCGCACAGTCGTCAACGTCACCGGCGACAGCGTAGGCACGGTGATCATCTCGCGCAGCGAAGGCGTGATGCGGGACTGAGCTTGGCGCGGGCGTCCCGGCCGTGATTCAAGCTCATGGGAAGGGTGCACACGCCGCGGCGAACCTTCACCCCGCCTCTCTCGGGGAGAAGGGACTGCCATGCCGCGGACAGGCCCTCACCTTCATGACACAGGCTGAAGCCTGAGCTGCATGCCGGCTCACTCTGTGCTCCCGGTGCCTCCGCGGTAAATACAGTTGGAGATGCCCGCCGCCCTACGGGTTCGCCAGTTCCAGCACGTCGAGACCCAGCATGTAGCTTGAGGACTGTTCGTTCTTGCCGACGCACTTGAACGCAAACTGATGCGG belongs to Candidatus Hydrogenedentota bacterium and includes:
- a CDS encoding SBBP repeat-containing protein, which encodes MNTVPSLRSARVVSWAVLAAGALLLLAPCALPAAAQTPISTPSMEELREIVYAPGCRPDGQEAPSESGKLGRAAMERFAMSPALFVENRGQFEDASIRYLHHGRGALVALTDSGPVIQLRRPGATRGMGILPMVFKHGRDARATRRMGILPMDSGSAEAPFREAFALKQDAPAEFLPVHPVHPVHNTPPRSISAPGRPSQIRHVSVRFPGAHETTPGGARRSESVYHYQKGAPEHWRENVPTFEEVVYPGLYDGIDLKVWGRRDHLKYEFHVAPGADHEQVRVRYEGIRGLSLDADGALLIDLGEGWEPLRDDAPYIYQDIGGERVELPGRFRLLDAYTYTFELLAPRHPAYPLILDPRVEWGTYLGGSEYDEGRGIAVDGDGNVYVTGWTSSSGWVSGGLDTTHNGGTDAFVVKIQDGAGEGEGDPCASEYHTADQDQNNRVDLPELLRVIQFHNSGGFRCADDPASTEDGYVPGPWVHQGCCPHDSDYDGGADLLALRGVEACLAPTNHVLGYLLVWNDVQASLHRRICVLCALA
- a CDS encoding dicarboxylate/amino acid:cation symporter; the encoded protein is LNAAFITVIRWVMYLAPIGVFALMARVIAELGLGYVAMLGKYCFTVLLGLAIHFCVLTCVLVPLFGRVSPLRFLRGMIPVFEVAFTTSSSAATLPVTLDCATRRVGADRNIANFVLPLGVTINMDGTALYVAVASLFIAEVYGVAVPFQGQLMVFLTAVLVSVGAAGIPGASIGLLGIILQSIGAPIEGIAVVVGVDRLLDMSRTVVNVTGDSVGTVIISRSEGVMRD